The Actinomycetes bacterium genome includes a window with the following:
- a CDS encoding thioredoxin domain-containing protein translates to MNERKYNRLINEKSPYLQQHATNPVDWYPWSQEAFETAKREDKPIFLSIGYSACHWCHVMEKDSFEDKQVADLLNNNFICIKVDREERPDIDKTYMATAQILANTSGWPLTIVMTPERKPFFASTYIPKHDAYGRVGMVKLLPRIREIWDTKREEVLKSSDKITASLQKASRYKNRAELDESIFEQGFSQLGRFYDQEYGGFGDQPKFPQAANIIYMLRYSHKNEISSGIHMATQTLDNMRKGGIWDHIGFGFHRYSTDRSWKLPHFEKMLYDQALLARAYIDGYLVTKKQLYSQTVKDIFTFVLSDLYSSEGGFYDSVDADSQGEEGKYYLWTYQQLKEALNPEDFKLAVNVFNIQPEGNISLENDLNILYINEDMDKLSRKLKLPAMQLSDMISGCLQKLLAARNKRQHPFIDPKILTDWNGLMIAAMAIGGRVLDRPIYIEAAKKAADFIIKNMIEEGRLYHCWNQGLSSSGSTIDDYAYFINGLLELYQSTFNLRYLKIAKQLNSKALELFWDEENGGFYYTSVTEDALIYRQKEASDTSLPSGNSVSLLNMIRLSKLTSEPELGQFGLKIIKEFSQSLKNNPQYHPFMLYAYLLLYYGTREVVVCGQSFADDSQNMINQLNRRYLPQVNVIFKPCQQDNTELDNLTGFTHSYICYEQKPTAYVCTDFNCKFPTSDIEKMIELVTEE, encoded by the coding sequence ATGAATGAAAGAAAATACAATAGATTAATAAACGAAAAAAGCCCCTATCTGCAGCAACATGCTACCAATCCGGTGGACTGGTATCCCTGGAGCCAGGAGGCTTTTGAGACTGCAAAAAGAGAGGATAAACCAATTTTTTTGTCTATTGGTTACTCTGCCTGCCATTGGTGCCACGTGATGGAAAAAGATAGTTTTGAAGACAAGCAGGTGGCAGATTTACTTAATAATAATTTTATTTGCATAAAGGTAGACCGGGAAGAGAGACCGGATATAGACAAAACCTATATGGCCACAGCCCAGATACTGGCTAATACTTCAGGATGGCCCCTTACTATTGTTATGACTCCTGAGCGCAAACCATTCTTTGCTTCTACCTATATACCCAAACATGATGCTTACGGCCGGGTGGGCATGGTTAAACTTTTGCCCAGGATAAGAGAAATATGGGATACCAAGAGGGAAGAGGTGCTAAAATCATCTGATAAAATTACCGCATCACTGCAGAAAGCTTCCCGGTACAAGAACAGGGCCGAACTGGATGAATCAATCTTTGAGCAGGGATTTAGCCAGCTGGGCAGGTTTTATGATCAGGAATATGGTGGATTCGGTGATCAGCCTAAATTTCCACAGGCTGCCAATATAATTTATATGCTAAGATACAGCCATAAAAATGAAATTTCCAGCGGCATCCATATGGCTACCCAAACCCTGGATAACATGAGGAAAGGTGGAATATGGGATCATATTGGATTTGGTTTTCACCGGTATTCGACTGACAGAAGCTGGAAATTACCTCATTTTGAAAAAATGTTATATGACCAGGCCCTGTTAGCCCGGGCTTATATTGATGGTTATCTGGTGACAAAAAAACAACTTTACAGCCAGACCGTAAAAGATATTTTTACCTTTGTGCTGAGTGACCTTTACAGTAGCGAAGGTGGTTTTTATGATTCTGTGGATGCAGACAGCCAGGGTGAGGAAGGAAAATATTATTTATGGACCTATCAGCAACTAAAGGAAGCTTTGAACCCGGAAGATTTCAAACTGGCGGTAAATGTATTTAATATCCAGCCGGAGGGAAACATTTCACTGGAAAATGATCTAAACATTCTTTACATAAATGAAGATATGGATAAACTTTCCCGAAAATTAAAACTGCCTGCCATGCAGCTAAGTGATATGATTTCAGGATGTCTACAGAAGCTGCTGGCAGCCAGAAATAAAAGGCAGCATCCATTTATTGATCCCAAGATTCTGACTGATTGGAATGGCCTTATGATAGCAGCTATGGCCATAGGGGGCAGAGTACTGGACCGGCCAATATATATAGAAGCCGCCAAAAAGGCAGCAGATTTTATAATCAAGAATATGATTGAAGAAGGCAGACTTTATCATTGCTGGAACCAGGGACTGTCATCATCCGGATCCACCATTGATGATTATGCCTATTTTATAAACGGCCTGCTGGAACTTTATCAATCCACATTTAATCTAAGATACCTAAAAATTGCCAAACAATTAAACAGTAAGGCGCTGGAATTGTTCTGGGATGAAGAAAACGGTGGATTTTATTATACTTCGGTAACCGAAGATGCTTTAATATACAGGCAGAAAGAAGCCAGCGATACTTCACTTCCATCGGGAAATTCAGTGTCTCTTCTAAATATGATCAGATTGTCCAAGCTTACCAGTGAACCAGAACTGGGACAGTTTGGTTTAAAAATCATTAAAGAGTTCTCTCAAAGTTTAAAAAATAACCCCCAGTATCATCCGTTTATGCTCTATGCTTATCTGCTCTTATATTATGGCACCAGGGAAGTTGTTGTTTGCGGGCAGAGCTTTGCCGATGACAGCCAGAATATGATTAATCAGTTAAATAGGAGATACCTGCCCCAGGTAAATGTTATCTTTAAGCCCTGCCAGCAGGATAATACCGAACTGGATAACCTGACCGGATTTACCCATAGCTATATTTGCTATGAACAAAAGCCAACCGCTTATGTCTGCACTGATTTTAACTGTAAATTTCCAACCAGCGATATAGAGAAGATGATTGAACTGGTTACTGAAGAATAA
- the phrB gene encoding deoxyribodipyrimidine photo-lyase: protein MNYPRHRELKKGKTGCGAVAFWMSRDQRSDDNWALLFAQGRAKELNRPLITFFYLSDQFLNADKSHFWFMLEGLKMVEKNLNRKNIPFYLVQGKLEDIAAFLNQKNTAELVTDFDPLNIKRKWKKQILTRINIPVYEVDTHNIVPCWIVSDKQEYAAYTIRPKINRLKSKYLTGFIKLTRQQSMPDSSYRPPNWDDIYRKLQIGNIKPAFKAKPGEEAAFKTLEIFLESKLNHYGQKRNNPNLDATSGLSPYLHWGQISAQRIVLEALKFKPDSNLESFLEELIIRRELSDNFCYYNQNYDKFEGFSSWAKKTLLQHCKDKRPYTYNLEQLEGAQTHDMVWNAAQKQMLITGSMHGYLRMYWAKKILEWTPGPRQALEYALYLNNRYQLDGRDPNGYTGIAWSIGGVHDRAWNQRDVFGKIRYMSLAGLKRKFDTSAYISKIKKIEQNIYQDS from the coding sequence ATTAACTATCCACGACACAGAGAACTGAAAAAAGGCAAAACAGGATGTGGTGCGGTTGCCTTCTGGATGAGCAGAGACCAGAGGTCAGATGACAACTGGGCCTTGCTTTTTGCACAGGGCAGGGCAAAAGAATTAAACCGGCCCCTGATAACCTTCTTTTATTTATCAGACCAGTTTCTGAATGCGGATAAAAGCCATTTCTGGTTTATGCTGGAAGGCTTAAAGATGGTTGAAAAAAACTTAAACAGAAAAAATATACCTTTCTATCTGGTACAGGGCAAACTTGAAGATATTGCAGCCTTTTTAAACCAGAAAAATACAGCCGAACTGGTTACCGACTTTGATCCTTTAAATATAAAAAGAAAATGGAAAAAACAAATTTTAACCCGGATAAATATCCCTGTTTACGAAGTAGACACCCATAACATCGTGCCCTGCTGGATAGTTTCCGATAAGCAGGAATATGCAGCCTATACCATAAGACCAAAAATTAACCGCTTAAAAAGTAAATACCTGACTGGATTTATAAAATTGACCAGACAACAATCAATGCCCGATTCCAGCTACAGGCCTCCAAACTGGGATGATATTTATAGAAAACTGCAGATTGGCAATATCAAACCCGCTTTTAAGGCAAAACCGGGTGAAGAGGCTGCATTCAAGACCCTGGAAATTTTTCTGGAAAGCAAGTTGAACCATTACGGGCAAAAAAGAAATAATCCTAATCTGGATGCCACCTCCGGTCTCTCCCCTTATCTGCACTGGGGACAGATATCCGCCCAGAGAATTGTGCTGGAAGCATTAAAGTTTAAGCCTGACTCCAATCTAGAATCCTTTCTGGAAGAATTAATAATCAGGCGTGAACTTTCTGATAACTTCTGCTACTACAACCAGAATTATGATAAATTTGAAGGCTTTTCTTCCTGGGCAAAAAAAACATTGCTCCAGCACTGCAAAGATAAAAGGCCCTATACCTATAATCTGGAACAGCTGGAAGGTGCGCAAACCCACGACATGGTGTGGAATGCCGCCCAGAAACAAATGTTAATAACTGGAAGCATGCACGGGTACCTAAGGATGTACTGGGCCAAAAAGATACTGGAGTGGACTCCCGGTCCTCGGCAAGCTCTGGAATATGCCCTGTACCTGAATAACCGCTATCAGCTGGACGGCCGGGACCCCAATGGCTATACAGGAATTGCCTGGAGCATTGGCGGTGTACACGACCGGGCCTGGAACCAGAGAGATGTATTTGGTAAAATCAGGTATATGTCACTGGCAGGATTAAAAAGAAAATTTGATACATCGGCCTATATATCAAAAATAAAAAAAATTGAACAAAATATTTACCAGGATTCTTAA
- a CDS encoding SDR family oxidoreductase: protein MRKAYSRNLIKLSKLISLQGKKTLITGAGSGIGRAIAKRFAEAGSDLLLLDIDKQSLDKTQELLSHFACIKHSYAIDLTSKKDIDDYWESLGSDLPHILVNNAGIYPFKDFLELDSDYLKNIIDINLNSVVWMCQKFIRNRINTGGIIINISSIEAILPFKENMTHYSITKSGIIALTRSLARDYGKNGIRANVILPGAIKTPGTDNLVKFALRRFKFKLIKTGYDFQSRLALGRWGYPDEVAKASLFLASDMASYIQGAMLPVDGGFLSS from the coding sequence ATGAGAAAAGCTTATTCTAGAAACTTAATTAAATTAAGCAAGCTGATATCTCTACAAGGGAAAAAGACCCTTATAACCGGGGCAGGTTCCGGCATCGGAAGGGCTATAGCCAAAAGATTTGCAGAGGCAGGATCAGACCTATTGCTGCTGGATATAGATAAACAAAGCCTGGATAAGACCCAGGAACTGCTAAGCCATTTTGCCTGCATAAAACATAGCTATGCTATAGATCTTACCAGCAAAAAGGATATAGATGATTATTGGGAAAGCCTGGGTTCCGATCTTCCCCATATACTTGTAAATAACGCCGGAATATACCCATTTAAGGATTTCCTTGAACTGGACTCTGATTATCTTAAAAATATTATAGATATAAACCTTAACTCAGTAGTCTGGATGTGCCAGAAATTTATCCGTAATAGAATTAATACCGGGGGCATTATAATAAATATATCCTCCATAGAAGCAATTCTCCCCTTTAAGGAAAATATGACCCATTACAGCATAACCAAATCTGGAATAATAGCCCTAACCAGATCGCTGGCCAGAGACTATGGCAAGAATGGTATTAGGGCTAATGTAATACTTCCGGGAGCCATAAAAACTCCGGGTACTGATAATCTGGTTAAATTTGCCTTGAGGCGGTTTAAGTTTAAATTGATTAAAACAGGATATGATTTTCAGTCCAGACTAGCTCTGGGGCGATGGGGATACCCCGATGAAGTGGCAAAAGCATCGCTATTTTTAGCCAGCGATATGGCCAGCTACATCCAGGGAGCAATGCTGCCGGTAGACGGGGGTTTCCTCTCTTCTTAA